GGTGTGAAAGGATTTGAACTGTACAGGAAAGCAGGTTATAGCATTGTGAAAGAGTTCTATGCTCCTGATTACAGCCAGCGTAAAGAGATTTACAGTCTGCCTGATAAGCGACTCACGCTGTACTGGAATCCGAATGTAATAGTAGACTCTATTACGCATACAGCGACATTGACGTTCTACAATAACGATATTCCTTCTTCGCATTTTAGAGTGGTGGTAGAAGGGATTGGAGAAGATGGAAGAGTAGGAAGAGTGGAGCAGACTTACTAAGGTTTGATATCTTTTTAAATAGTAAAAACCCTTTGCATTTCGCAGAGGGTTTTTCTTTTAAATTAGGATATGAAATACAATTTACTTGGCAATACCGGCCTTAAGGTATCAGAGCTTTGTTTAGGTACGATGACCTTTGGCGGCAAGGACAAAGGCATATGGACTGCTATCGGGCAATTGGAGTGCATGAAATAGCGGATAATAAGCAGGTTTCGGTGGCGAGGTTGGCATTGGCGTGGTTGCTGCATCAGAAGGTAGTGACGACGGTGATTATCGGGGCGAAGCGTCCGGATCAGTTGGCCGATAATATAGCGGCGGTGGATGTGGTGCTAAGTGAGGAGGAGTTGACGCAATTGGATGAGGTGAGTAAGTTGGCGGCGGAGTATCCGGGGTGGATGTTGGAGCGGCAGGGAGCTAATAGATAAAGGACCGAATAGAAAAGTGAGCGAGTAGATAATAGGGAATGATCGGATGAATCCGCAATACGATCATTCTTTTCCAGCCCGGAACAAATGTCAACGAAGCCGACATTTGTTCCGGGCATTGTTATTGTGCTCCTTTATTAAAAATATTACCACCATGATGAATGAACAACAATACCAGGAATGCATCAATGCATGTATGGAATGTGCCAACACATGTGATTATTGCGCTTCATCCTGTTTGAATGAGGCGAATGTAACAGATTTGCGCCGCTGTATCCGCTTAGATTTAGAGTGCGCAGCTATATGCCGTATGGCGGCAGAGGTGATGAGTTTGAATGGACAGTTTAGCGAGCAGGTTTGCAATTTATGTGCAGAGGTATGTCATGCTTGTGCGGAAGAGTGCCAGCGACATGCGGATATGGGCATGCAGCATTGCAGGGAGTGTGCGGAAGCATGTAGGAAGTGTGCTGCAGCGTGTGAAGAGATGGCCCATCATGCAGTTAGACAGGTAAGATAGCTTACATGTTTTTTTGTTTTACCATCGCCCAATATCGCCCATGATGGCTGATTGACACAGGTTGATGATCTATCATGGGCATACCATTCTCATCTTTATAGTATTTAATTGTCCGATCTTTACACACCTCTAATTGTGGAAATAATTCAGGATTTGTGACAGCAATGGTGTGGATGAATTCGTCAGTAATTTCACTTTTTATAAAAAACTTTTCCCCTTCATACTTAAATATATTTTCGGAGAAAAAGGTAATAGACAATGGCGCGTAGCGGCGTTGTAAAGTAACCCTGTTTATAATTTTGTACACCGCTTCTTTGGCACTCCATAACCACCAGACTGTTTTGTCATCCCTGATTAAAGATTGCTCTTCGGGGGTAAAAATTTTGGAGAGGTAATTGGGTCTTCGCCAATTACTCTCCACAGCGGCAGTGCGCAGGTCTATGATATCGTTACCGATCATGCCACCTTTGCTTCTATGATTTCTATGGCGGATTTTACATTCACCATTTTCTCCATAGATTCATTGTCAATCACAATATTATACTTCTCCTCCACATCCAATATCACATCCACCAGGTTGGCAGAATTAATCTTCAGATCATTAATAAAATCTGTATTCTCATTAATATTCGCCAGTGCTTCTTCATCTTTTGCATAAGGCTTTACAATAGCTTTCAGCTCGGCAATTAAGGTTTCTTTATCCATTTATATATTTTTTCAAGATTACACATGCATTAACATCACCAAATCCAAAACTTGCTTTGGCGATGATATTTAAATTTACATTTATTAACTCACGGGGAACGCATGCTTCATCAATAATAGCACTGATTTCAGGATGCAGGTCTTCACAATTGATATTCGGGAACAGGAAGCCTTCTTTCAGTTGCAACACAGCAGCGACCAGTTCTATACTCCCGGACCCACTCAGACAATGTCCTATCATACCTTTCAGGGCATTGATATAAGGAAACTCTTTTCCAGCTCGCCCCAGTGCCTTACTCCAATTTTCGATCTCCAGCGAGTCCTTGCTGGTGGCGGTCAGGTGACCATTAATAGCGTCTATATCCCTACCTGTAATCCCTGCCTGGACCATGGCCTGGGTAATGCAACGCTGCACGGCTACGCTGTTAGGAGCTGTCATGGTACCATCGCCTCTTTGTCCGCCGGAATTAACATGACCTCCTAATATTTCAGCATAGATGGTCGCACCTCTTTCCAGTGCGCTATCCAGAGATTCTAACAATAACGCCCCTGCCCCACTGCCTGGTACAAACCCGTTAGCAGAAGCGCTCATAGGGCGGGAACCCTGGGTAGGTGTATCATTATGTTTATAGGTACATACTTTCAGTGCATCAAATCCGCCCCATATATAAGGGCCGGCACCGCTGGTACTACCTGCGATCATTCTTTTTGCCTGCCCGTTTTTGATACGTTCAAATGCCATAATCACAGATTCAGCACCGGTGGTACAGGCAGAGGAATTTGTCGTGACCTGGTTACCGAGTCCCAGTTTACCCCCCAGCCAGGCGCTGATGCCGCTGGCCATGGTTTGTGGTACAACGGTGCTGCCGAGTCTTCTTACCTGTAGGGCATCTACCTTATAGATGGCTTCTCTTAGTTTATCCAGCCCGGAGGAGCCGGCGCCAAAGATGATGCCGCTGTCCCAATCAGGGTCGGTACCTACGGTTGGTTGGAGGCCTGCATCTTTCCATGCGTCGATGCCGGCGATCAGGCCATATAAAATACCGTTGCTATTAAAATTCCGAAGCTCAAGCGGGTCGAGGTATTGTAATTGCAATTCTTCAGATACTTGCGGCTTACCGGCTATCTGACAGGAAAATTGTAATTCAGCCAGTTGAGGA
This Chitinophaga sancti DNA region includes the following protein-coding sequences:
- a CDS encoding aldo/keto reductase: MDCYRAIGVHEIADNKQVSVARLALAWLLHQKVVTTVIIGAKRPDQLADNIAAVDVVLSEEELTQLDEVSKLAAEYPGWMLERQGANR
- a CDS encoding four-helix bundle copper-binding protein, giving the protein MMNEQQYQECINACMECANTCDYCASSCLNEANVTDLRRCIRLDLECAAICRMAAEVMSLNGQFSEQVCNLCAEVCHACAEECQRHADMGMQHCRECAEACRKCAAACEEMAHHAVRQVR
- a CDS encoding 4'-phosphopantetheinyl transferase superfamily protein, with the translated sequence MIGNDIIDLRTAAVESNWRRPNYLSKIFTPEEQSLIRDDKTVWWLWSAKEAVYKIINRVTLQRRYAPLSITFFSENIFKYEGEKFFIKSEITDEFIHTIAVTNPELFPQLEVCKDRTIKYYKDENGMPMIDHQPVSISHHGRYWAMVKQKNM
- a CDS encoding phosphopantetheine-binding protein; its protein translation is MDKETLIAELKAIVKPYAKDEEALANINENTDFINDLKINSANLVDVILDVEEKYNIVIDNESMEKMVNVKSAIEIIEAKVA
- a CDS encoding beta-ketoacyl-[acyl-carrier-protein] synthase family protein → MSNKVVITGLGVAAPNGVGIPAFTEALKTGTSGIRHDPQLAELQFSCQIAGKPQVSEELQLQYLDPLELRNFNSNGILYGLIAGIDAWKDAGLQPTVGTDPDWDSGIIFGAGSSGLDKLREAIYKVDALQVRRLGSTVVPQTMASGISAWLGGKLGLGNQVTTNSSACTTGAESVIMAFERIKNGQAKRMIAGSTSGAGPYIWGGFDALKVCTYKHNDTPTQGSRPMSASANGFVPGSGAGALLLESLDSALERGATIYAEILGGHVNSGGQRGDGTMTAPNSVAVQRCITQAMVQAGITGRDIDAINGHLTATSKDSLEIENWSKALGRAGKEFPYINALKGMIGHCLSGSGSIELVAAVLQLKEGFLFPNINCEDLHPEISAIIDEACVPRELINVNLNIIAKASFGFGDVNACVILKKYING